One Paraburkholderia fungorum genomic region harbors:
- a CDS encoding serine hydrolase — protein MTENSKTASPVHPGRPAATLAKLNAVAELQRIIEYSRGSVGVSALHVETGERLGLHEDCRFPLESTIKIAIAMKVLALVDAGELALSDWIEVQSSEMNSGGPLGEEFLHDGVALSVMNLLEPMITRSCNTSTDVMFRVAGGAEAVADYVETVLGIEGFESRYTMRHALCVLHDIAELPFDVSERDALRNASFDVIDARNRMHGEKTDYRNDLRDQCTPYTMIELLNALWSGKGITRASRDLLLDIMSRTTTSPERVKGRLPQGVPFANKTGSGLGAAADVGFLTLPDGRGTVALAVYVKDSPENMAYRNSIIADVARLAYDYFVLIS, from the coding sequence ATGACAGAAAACAGTAAGACTGCTTCGCCCGTTCATCCTGGCCGACCCGCCGCCACGCTTGCGAAACTAAATGCGGTCGCGGAGTTACAGCGGATTATCGAATACTCTAGGGGCAGCGTGGGTGTGTCGGCGTTGCATGTAGAGACCGGAGAGCGACTGGGGCTTCATGAGGATTGCCGCTTCCCGCTCGAAAGTACCATCAAGATCGCCATCGCGATGAAGGTACTGGCCCTTGTGGATGCAGGTGAGCTGGCCTTGAGCGATTGGATCGAAGTCCAGTCGAGTGAGATGAATTCAGGGGGGCCGCTAGGTGAGGAGTTTTTGCATGATGGGGTCGCGCTCTCGGTGATGAACTTACTTGAACCGATGATCACCCGCAGCTGCAACACGTCGACGGACGTGATGTTCCGGGTGGCAGGAGGGGCGGAGGCTGTCGCCGACTATGTCGAAACCGTGCTTGGAATCGAAGGTTTCGAATCACGGTACACCATGCGCCACGCACTGTGTGTACTGCACGATATTGCGGAGCTTCCATTTGACGTTTCGGAGCGCGATGCGCTGCGAAACGCATCCTTCGACGTGATCGACGCGCGAAACCGGATGCACGGCGAAAAAACCGATTATCGCAACGATTTGCGTGACCAATGCACACCGTACACGATGATCGAATTGCTCAATGCGCTGTGGTCTGGAAAAGGAATAACCAGAGCATCGCGTGATTTGCTTCTTGACATCATGAGTCGCACGACGACCAGTCCGGAACGTGTTAAAGGCCGGCTACCGCAGGGCGTGCCGTTCGCCAATAAAACTGGCAGCGGGCTCGGTGCCGCAGCAGATGTCGGATTCCTGACACTTCCGGATGGACGGGGCACTGTTGCTTTAGCAGTGTACGTTAAAGATTCACCCGAAAATATGGCTTACCGAAACTCGATAATCGCTGATGTGGCACGTCTTGCTTACGACTATTTCGTTCTGATTTCCTAG
- a CDS encoding serine hydrolase: MKNLMKTMNGLKEKLDRLCDAQSFTTTWYVKDLKSNIEIHRAGEMPVPSQSTRKIVFMLAALEAVHAGRLNLSQRMVIDERLMQGVVSGVFYFMTPGLTIPLRDALVQMIITSDNTCTSLVGEAVGLNAINNYCQRLGMSATLIRELVPPRDMPADHDFDFVAQTSAIDQGNLLQMVLAGSQDDAAAQRLGCSQSLCQLAMEILIRQVYRTQLPAHLPLGTKVAHKTGTGKHGKMDAGIVFRNGKPRFVMTAYAVDVPVEMPDGMPGQHAASEHLARMCRVCWDELGD, translated from the coding sequence ATGAAAAACCTTATGAAGACAATGAACGGGCTGAAAGAAAAACTGGATAGGCTCTGTGACGCCCAATCCTTCACAACGACATGGTATGTCAAGGATCTGAAAAGCAATATTGAAATCCATCGCGCTGGGGAAATGCCGGTACCGTCGCAAAGTACGCGCAAGATCGTGTTTATGCTGGCTGCGCTTGAAGCCGTACATGCCGGGCGATTAAATTTGTCCCAACGCATGGTGATCGACGAACGCCTGATGCAGGGCGTCGTGTCGGGAGTTTTCTATTTCATGACGCCTGGGCTGACTATTCCGTTACGCGACGCGCTCGTCCAGATGATCATCACAAGCGACAACACGTGTACGAGTCTCGTCGGGGAAGCGGTAGGGCTGAATGCAATCAATAACTATTGTCAACGGCTCGGCATGTCGGCGACATTGATTCGCGAACTCGTCCCGCCAAGAGATATGCCTGCAGACCACGACTTCGATTTCGTGGCTCAGACGAGTGCCATCGATCAAGGCAATCTTCTTCAGATGGTACTTGCCGGAAGCCAGGACGATGCGGCGGCTCAACGGCTGGGATGTTCGCAATCGCTATGTCAGCTTGCTATGGAGATCCTGATCCGGCAGGTTTATCGGACACAGCTACCGGCTCACCTGCCGTTGGGGACCAAAGTCGCTCACAAGACCGGTACGGGTAAGCACGGAAAAATGGACGCCGGCATCGTGTTCCGAAATGGAAAGCCACGCTTCGTCATGACGGCTTATGCGGTCGATGTGCCGGTTGAAATGCCGGACGGAATGCCCGGTCAGCACGCAGCTTCGGAACATCTGGCGCGAATGTGCCGCGTTTGCTGGGATGAACTCGGCGACTAG
- a CDS encoding MmgE/PrpD family protein, giving the protein MSVEALIRFNLSLRLEDIPDDVRSETQRMFLDYMGCIVAARASEMEPIVAGTVAVLGGASAPGSRAYGYARLGDALDLSEGYNGAHFGVGPVAAALALAAISRASGAELLTAIAAGYETGARVMDAIGPYFTEIEGKPQYAPIWSVSAPVVYAAVATASKLLKLDASSSAEAYAIAGASMPIPTGGVWGRMPNSPNTKFCDVGWCTLAGVMAAVSAAAGSTGLTSLTEDDWGLFRILCAEHAKPKYLSESLGSSWRIRRIVYKDWPCCGLNIGPMKNMLALTSQLPVALERTERIVAEIGLAGLSPNAVNQTPATFAARQFSIPHTMAMLAFGIPPGAQWGSQELSDHPRIAAFRRKIEVVEHRQPWPSQDARTNPQRSVRNKPSAVRAWVSGKQYVCETLMENGGAVQHVLQPQWDDEWVAAKVSNLVESRSARVLTDRALDMTAQQSALSLVAALENARPIQQALSLPLESR; this is encoded by the coding sequence ATGAGCGTTGAGGCGTTGATCAGATTCAACCTCTCCCTCAGGTTGGAAGACATACCCGACGACGTGCGGAGCGAAACCCAGCGAATGTTCCTGGACTATATGGGGTGCATTGTGGCTGCGCGTGCTTCGGAGATGGAGCCGATTGTCGCAGGCACCGTGGCTGTGCTCGGGGGCGCCAGTGCGCCAGGTAGTCGAGCCTATGGTTATGCGCGCCTCGGGGACGCATTGGATCTCAGCGAGGGCTACAACGGTGCGCATTTTGGCGTCGGGCCGGTCGCTGCCGCGCTCGCGCTGGCGGCAATTAGCCGTGCCAGTGGCGCAGAATTGTTGACCGCGATTGCGGCTGGCTATGAGACGGGCGCGCGCGTCATGGATGCGATTGGGCCATATTTCACGGAGATCGAAGGGAAGCCTCAATATGCGCCCATCTGGAGTGTGTCCGCTCCGGTGGTCTATGCGGCTGTCGCGACGGCGTCGAAACTGTTGAAGCTAGACGCATCGTCGAGCGCCGAGGCGTATGCGATCGCGGGAGCATCCATGCCCATTCCCACTGGCGGTGTATGGGGCAGAATGCCGAATTCGCCCAACACGAAGTTCTGCGACGTGGGATGGTGCACGTTGGCCGGCGTGATGGCGGCGGTATCTGCCGCAGCAGGTTCCACGGGATTAACATCGCTTACGGAAGACGATTGGGGCCTGTTTCGCATCCTCTGTGCCGAACATGCTAAGCCGAAGTATTTGTCGGAATCGCTAGGGTCGAGCTGGCGTATCCGACGTATTGTCTACAAGGATTGGCCCTGTTGTGGACTCAACATTGGGCCCATGAAAAACATGCTTGCGCTCACGAGCCAGCTTCCAGTCGCTCTTGAGCGCACGGAAAGGATTGTCGCCGAGATAGGCCTTGCCGGACTCTCCCCAAACGCCGTCAATCAGACTCCTGCGACTTTCGCCGCCAGGCAATTCAGCATTCCGCACACCATGGCGATGCTTGCTTTCGGAATACCGCCGGGCGCTCAGTGGGGCTCGCAAGAACTGTCTGATCATCCCCGTATCGCGGCATTTCGAAGAAAAATCGAAGTGGTGGAGCATCGTCAACCGTGGCCTTCCCAAGACGCTCGCACAAATCCGCAACGCAGCGTCCGCAACAAGCCAAGTGCCGTCCGAGCGTGGGTGAGCGGAAAACAGTACGTTTGCGAGACCTTGATGGAGAACGGGGGAGCCGTTCAACACGTGCTGCAACCACAGTGGGACGATGAATGGGTTGCCGCGAAAGTATCAAATCTCGTTGAATCCCGTTCAGCTCGCGTGTTGACAGATCGCGCGCTGGACATGACTGCGCAGCAGTCGGCGCTTTCGTTGGTTGCTGCGCTTGAGAACGCCAGGCCCATTCAGCAGGCACTGTCGTTACCCCTCGAATCAAGATGA
- a CDS encoding ABC transporter ATP-binding protein, with protein MSDMEAIEPRMPTDPVEPMIELRGVSKRFGARDDLLVRSLARIGAAKLSPQVYAVNDVSLTVRRGEVVGLVGESGCGKSTLGRMVAGIMRPSEGSIFWRGSDVDSLSALEDRQRKLRVQMVFQNPFASLNPRMSVGDIVGEAPRIHGLVDSDHSAYVDDQMRRAGIDPAVKSRYPHQFSGGQRQRIGIARALAVNPEFLVCDEAVAALDVSIQAQILNLFMDLRESLGLTYLFISHDLGVVEHISDRVAIMYLGRIVEEAPTEEVFGKPNHPYTQALLEEVPRIDTTRKPFSFLKGELPSPLSPPGGCHFHPRCPHAMARCKEDAPLLKTIAPGHRSACHLNDIAL; from the coding sequence ATGAGCGATATGGAAGCGATTGAACCGCGGATGCCAACCGACCCAGTCGAACCGATGATCGAACTCCGAGGTGTTTCGAAGCGCTTCGGGGCTCGAGACGATCTTCTGGTCCGCTCACTCGCACGGATTGGCGCCGCGAAATTGTCGCCGCAAGTCTACGCGGTGAACGACGTCAGTCTGACGGTTCGACGTGGTGAGGTGGTCGGCCTCGTAGGGGAATCCGGCTGCGGCAAATCAACCTTGGGAAGAATGGTCGCCGGCATCATGCGACCATCGGAAGGCTCCATATTCTGGCGCGGATCTGACGTCGATTCGCTCTCGGCGCTCGAAGACCGTCAACGGAAGTTGCGGGTGCAAATGGTATTCCAGAACCCATTTGCCTCGTTGAATCCACGAATGTCGGTAGGCGATATCGTCGGAGAGGCGCCGCGGATCCATGGGCTTGTCGATAGCGATCACTCTGCTTACGTGGATGACCAGATGAGACGAGCCGGAATCGATCCAGCCGTCAAAAGCCGCTATCCACACCAGTTCAGCGGCGGTCAGCGTCAGCGAATTGGGATTGCTCGCGCGCTTGCTGTCAATCCGGAGTTTCTGGTCTGCGACGAAGCCGTGGCGGCGCTCGACGTATCGATCCAGGCGCAGATTCTAAATCTGTTCATGGACCTGCGGGAAAGTCTCGGTTTGACGTATCTTTTTATCAGCCATGATCTTGGCGTGGTCGAGCACATCTCCGATCGGGTGGCCATTATGTATCTTGGCAGAATCGTCGAGGAGGCGCCCACCGAGGAGGTCTTCGGGAAGCCCAATCACCCTTACACACAGGCACTCCTCGAGGAAGTGCCACGCATCGACACCACCAGAAAGCCGTTCTCTTTTCTGAAAGGCGAATTGCCCAGCCCATTGTCTCCCCCCGGCGGGTGTCATTTCCACCCGCGATGTCCGCACGCGATGGCCCGTTGCAAGGAAGATGCTCCGTTGCTCAAGACGATTGCTCCAGGCCACCGAAGTGCCTGCCATCTGAATGACATTGCATTATGA
- a CDS encoding ABC transporter ATP-binding protein, which yields MSPLLELRNLRTSFATRAGEVRAVNDVSLSLERGKILGLVGESGSGKSMLGYSIMGLIEKPGRIVSGQILFDGCDLSTIKGEQRRRLRGKRMAMVFQDPMMTLNPVLRIDTQMIEAIRAHERVTFSEARVRAREALGRVGIPSPEERLAAYPHQFSGGMRQRVAIAIAMLHKPDLIIADEPTTALDVTIQAQILAEINALVRESNTALIWITHDLSVVARLADEIAVMYAGKVVEHGGVEDVLNRPMHHYTAGLMASVPSRNPRGVRLHQIPGMPPNVLNLPAGCAFRPRCASADGACTDVSETVLGSHAFRCIHPIAQPNSKSEAPA from the coding sequence ATGAGTCCATTACTGGAGTTGCGAAATCTGCGTACTTCGTTTGCCACTCGCGCCGGCGAAGTCAGAGCGGTCAACGACGTATCGCTCAGTCTCGAGCGAGGCAAAATTCTTGGACTGGTGGGCGAGAGCGGATCGGGCAAGTCGATGCTGGGCTATTCGATCATGGGATTGATCGAAAAGCCGGGCCGCATCGTGAGCGGGCAGATATTGTTTGACGGCTGCGACCTGTCGACAATCAAAGGGGAACAAAGACGGCGTTTGCGCGGCAAGCGCATGGCCATGGTATTTCAGGATCCCATGATGACGCTTAATCCGGTGCTGCGTATCGACACGCAGATGATCGAGGCAATCAGGGCGCACGAAAGGGTGACGTTCAGTGAAGCTCGGGTTCGCGCCCGCGAAGCGCTTGGCAGAGTCGGAATTCCCAGTCCCGAAGAGCGTCTTGCCGCGTATCCCCATCAATTTTCGGGAGGCATGCGCCAGCGTGTCGCGATTGCCATCGCGATGCTGCACAAGCCCGATCTCATCATTGCGGACGAGCCTACTACGGCGCTCGATGTGACGATCCAGGCGCAGATACTCGCCGAGATCAACGCGCTCGTTCGGGAGAGCAATACCGCTCTGATATGGATCACGCACGATTTGTCTGTGGTCGCGCGACTCGCCGACGAAATCGCCGTGATGTATGCGGGCAAAGTTGTCGAACACGGCGGCGTCGAGGACGTGTTAAATCGCCCGATGCATCACTACACCGCGGGACTGATGGCGTCGGTGCCAAGTCGCAACCCGCGCGGAGTACGGTTGCATCAGATCCCTGGAATGCCACCCAATGTTCTGAATCTGCCGGCGGGCTGTGCCTTCAGACCTCGGTGTGCCAGTGCAGACGGGGCATGTACCGATGTGTCGGAGACGGTGTTGGGCAGTCACGCGTTCCGATGTATCCATCCGATAGCACAACCTAATTCGAAATCGGAAGCGCCAGCATGA
- a CDS encoding ABC transporter permease, protein MSSQSSPPAVDVVDFASTTVVEQKPETPARRMARQFFSSWIAVISLVVLVLVIGIAIFAPVLSPQNPYDLTHIDIMDGRLAPGSISGGGVKMLLGSDEQGRDILSSIFYGLRISLGVGVASALFAAVVGASLGLFAAYVGGRTEGVIMRIVDFQLAFPAILVALMILAFLGKGVMNVVLALIIVEWAAYTRTARATTLVERRKEYVEAAECLAIPTRRILFGHLFPNILPPLIVIATVQVARAIALEATLSFLGLGVPVTEPSLGLLIANGYQYMLSGQYWISFYPGIALVLTVVSINLVGDRLRDVLSPRSLA, encoded by the coding sequence ATGTCCTCCCAATCGAGTCCTCCGGCCGTCGATGTCGTTGATTTCGCGTCGACGACGGTCGTCGAGCAAAAGCCGGAAACGCCCGCGCGCCGCATGGCCAGGCAGTTCTTCTCTTCATGGATCGCGGTAATCAGCCTTGTCGTGTTAGTACTGGTCATTGGCATAGCCATCTTCGCGCCAGTGCTGTCCCCCCAGAATCCGTATGACCTCACCCACATCGACATCATGGACGGCCGATTGGCGCCCGGTTCGATCTCCGGCGGCGGTGTGAAGATGTTATTGGGATCGGACGAACAAGGCCGCGATATTTTGTCGTCTATCTTCTACGGTTTGAGAATATCGCTGGGCGTCGGGGTCGCGTCAGCGTTGTTTGCTGCAGTGGTCGGCGCATCGCTCGGTCTGTTTGCCGCTTACGTGGGCGGTAGAACTGAGGGGGTCATCATGCGAATCGTCGATTTTCAGCTGGCATTTCCGGCGATTCTCGTCGCACTGATGATTCTGGCTTTTCTCGGAAAAGGAGTGATGAACGTAGTGCTGGCGCTCATCATCGTCGAGTGGGCGGCGTACACAAGAACGGCACGGGCCACGACATTAGTCGAGCGCAGAAAGGAATACGTGGAAGCCGCGGAGTGTCTTGCCATTCCAACACGACGAATTCTATTTGGTCACCTGTTCCCGAACATTCTTCCGCCGCTCATTGTGATTGCGACCGTTCAGGTGGCCCGCGCCATCGCACTTGAAGCGACATTGTCGTTTTTAGGGCTGGGCGTGCCCGTGACCGAACCGAGTCTTGGACTGCTGATCGCAAATGGCTACCAGTACATGTTGTCGGGTCAATATTGGATCAGCTTTTATCCGGGCATTGCTCTTGTTCTGACGGTCGTTTCGATCAACCTGGTGGGTGACCGCCTGAGAGATGTGTTGAGTCCCAGGAGCCTGGCATGA
- a CDS encoding ABC transporter permease translates to MTLWLSRRVLQAILIVIAMTAVVFVAVNVIGDPVEMLISPEASQIERVHVMKTFGLDQPLWRQYLSFLHGVVHGNAGNSFVYGESAIKVILEKMPATVELAICGLILSILVGVPLGLYAGLRPESLFSKTSMSLSIVGFSLPSFWVGLLLIMVFAVNLGWFPSSGRGQTIALLGAQWSLFTFDGLKHLVLPAGTLALFETSLVMRLTRAGVSEVLPMEYVKFARAKGLTETRIIFVHIFKNTLIPVVTVMGLEFGSLIAFSVVTETVFAWPGMGKLIIDSIDKLDRPVIVAYLMMIAFLFVSINLLVDVLYTLLDPRVRIRSQD, encoded by the coding sequence ATGACACTTTGGTTGAGCCGCCGGGTGCTACAGGCGATTCTGATCGTGATCGCGATGACAGCTGTGGTGTTTGTCGCGGTTAATGTGATTGGAGATCCGGTCGAAATGCTGATCAGTCCGGAAGCGAGTCAGATAGAGCGCGTCCATGTCATGAAGACCTTCGGCCTCGATCAGCCGCTGTGGAGGCAGTATCTATCGTTTCTGCACGGCGTGGTGCACGGGAATGCGGGCAATAGCTTTGTTTACGGGGAGTCCGCCATCAAGGTGATTCTGGAGAAAATGCCGGCAACCGTGGAGCTCGCGATCTGCGGCTTGATATTGTCAATTCTCGTTGGCGTACCACTCGGCCTGTACGCCGGGCTTAGACCCGAGTCGCTGTTCAGCAAAACGTCGATGTCGCTGAGTATCGTCGGATTCTCCTTGCCGTCATTCTGGGTGGGGCTCCTTCTGATCATGGTATTTGCCGTTAATCTCGGCTGGTTTCCGAGCAGCGGTCGAGGCCAAACAATAGCGTTGCTCGGGGCGCAATGGTCACTCTTCACCTTCGACGGTCTCAAACATCTGGTCCTTCCAGCAGGCACTCTAGCGCTTTTCGAAACCTCGCTCGTGATGCGGCTCACGCGAGCCGGCGTGAGCGAAGTGCTGCCGATGGAATACGTGAAGTTCGCAAGAGCGAAAGGTCTGACCGAGACGCGGATCATCTTCGTGCACATTTTCAAGAACACGTTGATTCCGGTTGTCACGGTTATGGGGTTGGAGTTTGGCTCATTGATCGCTTTCTCCGTTGTCACCGAGACTGTATTTGCTTGGCCAGGCATGGGAAAGCTGATTATCGACAGTATCGACAAACTCGATCGGCCCGTCATCGTGGCCTATCTGATGATGATCGCGTTCCTGTTCGTGAGTATCAATCTGTTGGTTGATGTTCTTTACACATTGCTGGACCCGCGTGTCCGCATCAGAAGCCAGGATTAA
- a CDS encoding ABC transporter substrate-binding protein — protein MQRRSFLKIGLAGAVMDVLPLPSMAAGSRELRMGVTSPPTSLDPQFQDAFISVQATQQIFSTLLSDSSSGVVKPNLASAWKVVDDTTWELTLRSDVKFHDGTPFEPEDVLFSYERVPKVVGSSSPFTASTRNVKSIEIVSRTVIRFKLHTVDPIFDWRLTQVAMLSRKIHASATTADFTSGKAAIGTGPYKFVSYANGQELRLSPNLQYFGGKPAWDSVVIKYISDPGARIAALQSGDVDLIDTVPVENVNRLKQDKALALFETTGFLTIYLFPDSMRKDSPFVFDKDGKPLQSNPLQDVRVRQALSLAVDRSGIVTRLMSGQGTVADQMVSTAVPDRAPNMAALKTDLVEAKRLLAEAGYPNGFRMTLHGPNGYFPNDTNVAQAIAQGFSRIGITTAVEVAPMSVFATKATARAYSLFILGFNSPSTLITMQYLAQTKDAAAGLGGSNRQMYSNPHVDEALKRAGNEMDTARRNAALAEGMKALMADVGLIPVFYTEATWAGRKDRLSYLANPMGHSSAYFAKPV, from the coding sequence ATGCAACGACGTTCTTTTCTAAAAATCGGTCTGGCCGGTGCTGTGATGGATGTTCTTCCACTGCCATCAATGGCAGCGGGTTCCCGTGAACTCCGTATGGGCGTCACGTCGCCACCGACGTCGCTCGACCCGCAGTTCCAGGACGCATTCATCAGCGTGCAGGCGACGCAGCAAATTTTCAGCACTCTGTTGAGCGACAGTTCGAGTGGCGTGGTCAAGCCAAATCTGGCGTCTGCCTGGAAGGTTGTGGACGACACGACCTGGGAGCTAACTTTGCGCAGCGACGTCAAGTTCCACGACGGCACACCCTTTGAACCCGAAGACGTGCTGTTCAGTTACGAGCGCGTACCGAAAGTTGTTGGCTCCTCGTCGCCCTTCACGGCCAGTACCCGTAATGTGAAGTCGATTGAGATTGTGAGCCGGACGGTGATCCGGTTCAAGCTCCACACGGTCGACCCAATTTTCGATTGGCGTCTGACTCAGGTGGCCATGCTGTCTCGCAAGATTCACGCGAGCGCTACGACCGCCGACTTTACATCGGGCAAGGCAGCGATCGGCACGGGACCCTACAAGTTTGTCTCGTATGCGAATGGTCAGGAATTGCGGCTGAGCCCGAACCTTCAATATTTCGGCGGCAAACCGGCTTGGGACAGCGTGGTCATCAAGTACATCTCCGATCCTGGGGCGCGTATCGCCGCTTTGCAAAGCGGGGATGTCGATCTGATCGACACGGTGCCGGTCGAAAACGTGAATCGGTTGAAGCAGGACAAAGCACTTGCGCTGTTCGAGACAACGGGATTCCTGACTATCTATCTCTTCCCCGATTCGATGCGCAAGGACTCGCCCTTCGTGTTCGACAAGGACGGGAAACCACTTCAGTCGAACCCGCTGCAGGATGTGAGGGTCCGGCAGGCGCTTTCGCTTGCTGTCGACCGCAGCGGCATTGTGACCCGTTTGATGTCGGGTCAGGGTACGGTCGCCGATCAGATGGTCTCTACCGCCGTTCCTGATCGCGCACCCAACATGGCGGCGCTGAAAACGGACCTCGTGGAAGCGAAGCGCCTCTTGGCCGAGGCGGGTTATCCGAATGGTTTCCGCATGACGCTGCATGGCCCGAACGGATATTTCCCGAACGATACCAACGTGGCACAGGCAATCGCGCAAGGCTTCAGCCGAATTGGCATTACCACCGCAGTTGAGGTAGCGCCGATGTCCGTGTTCGCGACCAAAGCGACTGCACGCGCGTATTCGCTCTTTATCCTCGGATTCAATTCTCCGTCCACGCTAATCACCATGCAGTACCTTGCGCAAACCAAGGATGCGGCAGCGGGACTAGGGGGATCGAATCGACAGATGTATTCCAATCCTCACGTCGATGAAGCGCTCAAACGTGCCGGTAATGAAATGGACACGGCCCGCCGCAATGCCGCATTGGCCGAAGGCATGAAGGCGTTGATGGCGGATGTGGGACTCATCCCGGTTTTCTATACAGAAGCGACATGGGCCGGGCGAAAGGATCGTCTCAGCTATCTGGCCAATCCGATGGGGCATTCGAGTGCCTATTTTGCGAAACCCGTTTGA
- a CDS encoding ABC transporter substrate-binding protein, giving the protein MLYAAPAQAQEVRIGLSAAITSLDPHFYNATPNHTVALNIFEPLVSRDATGRLMPSLATSWKSISDTVWEFNLRKGVHWHDGSFFSAKDVVFSLNRVKNVPGAPGGFSGLINTIVKVESVDDLTVHITTSVPTPNLPMQLSFIEIVSQKAGSISTTADYNSGRAMIGTGPYKFEKYVTNERLSLVRNDDWWNGKPQWAHVTYEVVTNAATRTTSILAGDIDVAETPPAQDIERLRNDSRFRLFSAKGLRVAYVMPFYQASADAEPVTDASGNRITPSPLTNLAVRKALSGAIDRSGLASKIMFGTAEPTGQFLPPGVFSSLSDVGVPKYDPVAAKKLLAESGYPDGFSLTLTATNDRVPYSVEVAQAIAQMWSRIGVRTKVNAVPTSIGIKLASNQSVPVYIDNWGNSSFEAGSILGSLLGTVDPGKSRGTYNWSRYSNPALDQQVDTALRTVDTLQREKLLQDASRVALDNLAVIPLFNFVNYWVTRKGYAYVPRADGLTLANAITAQ; this is encoded by the coding sequence ATGCTTTACGCTGCGCCGGCACAAGCGCAGGAAGTCCGGATTGGGCTATCTGCTGCTATTACCTCACTTGATCCTCATTTCTACAACGCGACGCCTAATCACACGGTCGCGCTGAACATCTTCGAACCTCTTGTTTCGAGAGACGCGACAGGCCGGCTGATGCCCTCACTTGCAACGAGTTGGAAATCAATCTCGGACACCGTATGGGAATTCAATTTAAGAAAGGGAGTGCACTGGCATGATGGGTCGTTTTTTTCTGCCAAAGACGTGGTCTTCAGTCTGAATCGGGTTAAAAATGTTCCGGGCGCGCCGGGCGGGTTTTCTGGTTTGATCAATACGATCGTCAAGGTGGAGTCGGTCGATGACCTGACCGTGCACATTACTACCTCTGTGCCCACGCCGAATTTGCCGATGCAGTTGAGCTTTATCGAAATCGTTTCCCAGAAGGCCGGTTCAATATCGACCACAGCGGACTACAACTCCGGCCGCGCAATGATTGGGACGGGCCCGTACAAGTTCGAAAAGTACGTCACGAACGAACGCCTTAGTCTCGTGCGTAATGACGACTGGTGGAACGGAAAGCCACAGTGGGCACATGTGACTTACGAAGTCGTCACAAACGCGGCGACACGCACGACCAGTATCCTTGCCGGCGACATCGACGTTGCCGAGACACCTCCGGCACAAGACATCGAACGCCTGCGTAACGACTCCCGTTTTCGTCTTTTCTCCGCAAAAGGTTTGCGCGTGGCTTACGTCATGCCGTTCTATCAGGCGAGCGCGGACGCCGAACCTGTAACGGATGCAAGCGGGAACCGGATTACCCCGTCACCGCTAACCAATCTCGCCGTGAGAAAGGCGCTCTCGGGCGCCATTGACCGGTCCGGATTGGCGTCAAAAATCATGTTCGGCACGGCAGAGCCGACGGGCCAGTTTTTGCCGCCGGGGGTCTTTTCATCGCTGTCGGATGTTGGTGTTCCTAAATACGATCCAGTCGCGGCAAAAAAGCTTCTGGCGGAATCCGGCTATCCGGACGGATTTTCATTGACGTTGACTGCAACGAACGATCGGGTTCCCTATAGCGTTGAAGTGGCGCAGGCCATCGCGCAGATGTGGTCGAGAATCGGGGTACGCACGAAGGTGAATGCTGTGCCGACGTCGATCGGTATCAAGTTGGCAAGCAACCAGAGTGTTCCTGTTTATATCGACAACTGGGGAAACAGTTCTTTCGAAGCCGGCTCGATTCTCGGCAGCCTGCTTGGCACTGTCGATCCCGGCAAGTCTCGAGGCACGTACAACTGGTCTCGCTATTCGAACCCGGCGCTGGACCAGCAGGTCGATACCGCGCTGCGAACGGTCGATACCCTGCAGCGGGAGAAGTTGCTGCAGGACGCATCCCGCGTGGCGCTGGACAACCTCGCGGTGATTCCCCTGTTTAATTTCGTCAACTACTGGGTGACCCGAAAGGGCTATGCCTATGTTCCGCGCGCCGATGGGCTGACGCTGGCGAACGCGATCACCGCGCAATAA